AAAGGGCAAAGCTTGGCATTGGAATGATGTTTCAAAAACCTCCTGCCATAAGAGGCGTTGAGCTAAAAAAACTTTCTGAAATTATAAAATCTCTGAGAAACACTGACATAGATGTAGACGAATATGCAAAGATTTTGAACTTAGAGGAACATCTATCAAGAGAAGTAAACTTAGGCTTTTCGGGTGGAGAGATTAAAAGATCTGAGCTTTTGCAGCTTATCTGCCAGAGACCCAGTCTTGTGCTTCTTGATGAGCCAGAGTCGGGTGTTGACCTTGACAATATTAGTCTTCTGGGAAACATGATTAAAAAGCTTCTAAAAGGCGAAAAGGTGAGAAAAAGAAATACTTCCGGCTTGATTGTTACACACACAGGCTACATTCTGGACTATGTTCATGCAGACAAAGGGCATATTCTGATAGATGGAAAGCTTGTGTGCTCGGGTCCGGCCGATGACCTGTTTGAAGAGATCAGGCAAAACGGGTTTGGGAGGTGCGAAGGATGTCTTCAAGACATTATATAGATGAAGAAATTCTGGAGCTGGCAAAAAAAGCAGCTGACAGAAAGGCAGCATTCGGAACAGATGTTGATTTGAGCCAGTTTGAAGAAGCTGAAGAAAAGGAAGAGATAGATGAGCTTTCAAAGCTGCCTGAAGAAATACAAAAGACAATCTTAAATGCAGGAATTGAAATCAAAGAAGAGGGTCGGTCCGGTTCATTTTTGCAACTTGACCACTCTGTTGTTTACAAAAGACTTGCTCAGCGCTACAATGGGCAGCTTGAAATTATGGATATAAACGAGGCTCTTGAAAAGTACCCCGAAGTGCGAGAAAAATACTTCTGGAAGGCAGTAAAACCCGACAGGGACAAATACACCGCATTTTCTGCCATGCACCCTGCCCATGGATATTTTATTAGAGTATTCAAAGGACAAAAGGTTGAAAAGCCCATTCAGGCATGCCTTTTACTTCAGGAAAATGCAAGAATACAAAATGTGCACAATATAGTAATTGTTGAAGAGGGAGCAGAGGTTCAGATAATAAACGGGTGTGCAACGGCGCCAAAGGTAAAAGAGGGACTTCACATTGGAATTTCTGAGTTTTACCTTGAAAAGGGAAGCAAATTGACATTTACAATGGTTCACAACTGGGCAGAGGATTTTTATGTAAGACCCAGAGGAGTTACAATTGTCGAAGATGACGCAGTTTTTATTTCAAACTATGTTCTTCTAAAACCTGTAAAATCCATACAGTCATTCCCCATTGCCATTTTGAAGGGCAAAAACTCTGTTGCGTCTTTTAACTCTCTTTTGTATGGACTCAAAGACTCTGAAATTGACATGGGCTCTCATATAATCTTAGAAGGTGAAAACTCAAGCGGACAGGCAATTTCAAGGGCAATTGTAAAGGACAGGGCAAAGATTTACTCACGCGGAA
The Caldicellulosiruptor morganii DNA segment above includes these coding regions:
- a CDS encoding ABC transporter ATP-binding protein, with translation MLEIVDLHVEVGSKEILKGVSLTIPDGETHILFGPNGSGKTTLMMSIMGLPKYKITSGKIVFNGIDITYMPTHERAKLGIGMMFQKPPAIRGVELKKLSEIIKSLRNTDIDVDEYAKILNLEEHLSREVNLGFSGGEIKRSELLQLICQRPSLVLLDEPESGVDLDNISLLGNMIKKLLKGEKVRKRNTSGLIVTHTGYILDYVHADKGHILIDGKLVCSGPADDLFEEIRQNGFGRCEGCLQDII
- a CDS encoding SufB/SufD family protein is translated as MSSRHYIDEEILELAKKAADRKAAFGTDVDLSQFEEAEEKEEIDELSKLPEEIQKTILNAGIEIKEEGRSGSFLQLDHSVVYKRLAQRYNGQLEIMDINEALEKYPEVREKYFWKAVKPDRDKYTAFSAMHPAHGYFIRVFKGQKVEKPIQACLLLQENARIQNVHNIVIVEEGAEVQIINGCATAPKVKEGLHIGISEFYLEKGSKLTFTMVHNWAEDFYVRPRGVTIVEDDAVFISNYVLLKPVKSIQSFPIAILKGKNSVASFNSLLYGLKDSEIDMGSHIILEGENSSGQAISRAIVKDRAKIYSRGILEARHNQSRAHLDCRGILFSEEGLMYAVPELLSAGAPQSHLSHEAAIGPIAEEEVEYLMSRGLSKDEAISLITQGFMDVKILGLPKQLENYIQELIVQTQEENM